A genomic segment from Thermodesulfobacteriota bacterium encodes:
- a CDS encoding DUF3783 domain-containing protein, whose translation MSQGTFTRMGETDQPLYGPKALLVCGFTPPEQDAVMKLLAAVRLTDVPIIFAAATDGEEKLADLLRRTDQSGRNADSGLARAIIISGITESELHRTLAAYRQSGLPRPLWATLTPFSENWTLSALITELEQERTAMEQQQG comes from the coding sequence ATGAGTCAGGGGACATTTACCAGAATGGGGGAAACGGATCAGCCGCTTTACGGCCCGAAGGCTTTGCTGGTGTGCGGGTTTACGCCGCCGGAGCAGGACGCCGTCATGAAACTGCTGGCCGCCGTCCGGCTGACGGATGTGCCGATAATTTTTGCCGCCGCGACCGACGGCGAAGAAAAACTGGCGGATCTGTTGCGCCGAACGGATCAATCGGGCCGAAACGCCGACTCCGGGCTGGCCCGGGCCATCATTATTTCGGGTATAACGGAAAGCGAGCTTCACCGGACACTGGCCGCTTACCGGCAGTCCGGATTGCCGCGGCCGCTGTGGGCGACCCTGACGCCGTTTTCCGAAAACTGGACGCTTTCCGCCCTGATCACTGAGCTGGAACAGGAACGAACCGCCATGGAACAGCAGCAGGGCTGA
- a CDS encoding SDR family oxidoreductase has product MKTVMITGSSTGIGRECALDLARAGWRVFAGVRKPADGQAIQAEAPGAITPLIIDVTDAKSIGKAAAQVEADLAGAGLDGLVNNAGISVQGPLEFVPLAMFEQQLKVNVTGQLAVTQAFLPLIRRARGRIVFMGSESGRYTLPLLGPYSASKFALEAVGNALRLELMPAGIRVVLIEPGSAKTPIWDKASSSSDSLINSMPPQARNYYAAELRLLSKLPQKMNKLAFSPKKVSRAVIHALTAGRPNIRYVVGAEARVMVAFYGLTPARLADWITGKIMAALSRYL; this is encoded by the coding sequence ATGAAAACTGTAATGATTACAGGTTCTTCCACTGGAATCGGCCGCGAATGCGCCCTTGATCTTGCCCGCGCCGGCTGGCGGGTATTTGCCGGCGTCAGGAAACCGGCGGACGGGCAGGCGATCCAGGCCGAAGCTCCCGGCGCCATCACGCCCCTGATCATTGATGTCACCGACGCGAAAAGCATCGGGAAGGCGGCCGCGCAAGTGGAAGCGGACCTGGCGGGCGCGGGCCTGGACGGCCTGGTCAATAACGCCGGCATCAGTGTGCAGGGCCCCCTGGAGTTCGTGCCTCTGGCCATGTTCGAGCAGCAGCTCAAGGTCAACGTGACCGGCCAGCTGGCCGTCACCCAGGCCTTCCTGCCCCTGATCCGCAGAGCCCGGGGCCGGATCGTGTTCATGGGCTCGGAAAGCGGCCGCTACACCCTGCCCCTGCTGGGGCCTTATTCCGCCTCCAAGTTCGCCCTGGAAGCCGTCGGCAATGCCCTGCGGCTGGAACTGATGCCGGCCGGCATCCGGGTCGTCCTGATCGAACCGGGCAGCGCCAAGACCCCCATCTGGGACAAGGCCAGCAGCAGCAGCGACAGCCTCATCAACAGCATGCCGCCGCAGGCCCGGAACTACTATGCCGCTGAACTGCGACTGTTGAGCAAGCTGCCCCAGAAGATGAACAAACTCGCCTTTTCGCCGAAAAAGGTCTCCCGGGCCGTTATCCACGCCCTGACGGCCGGAAGGCCGAACATCCGGTACGTGGTCGGCGCGGAAGCCCGGGTGATGGTTGCCTTTTACGGGCTGACGCCCGCGCGCCTGGCCGACTGGATTACCGGAAAAATCATGGCCGCCCTGAGCCGCTATCTGTAG